A region of the Vibrio tubiashii genome:
TCCGGTGGGAGTGCTTACGGCATTGATCGGAACGCCATGTTTTATCCTTGTTGCGATGAGGAGGTCTTAATGCTTCATCAAACAAAATTGGCACTTTTGCTCGGGCTTGTTGGTCTGGCGGCGGCTGCTAGCCTATTGGTGGGAGCCGCCTCGCTGTCTGCTTCCCAAGTTATCGAACTTCTGTTCTCTTTTTCAAACGATGACTTTGTAATTCATCAATACCGTTTTCCTCGTACCTTGTTGGCAATTGGCGTTGGAGCGGGACTCGGACTATCGGGCTTACTGGTTCAAGGTGTGATTCGAAATCCGTTAGCTTCTCCCGATCTGATGGGAATAAGTGCTGGCGCTGGGTTAGCGGCAACAGCGAGTTTAGTATGGTTTCCTAATACGTCGTTAAACTGGCTACCATTGATTGCAATGTCTGGGGGTATCTTAGCGGCGGGATTAATTGGGGTTCTGGCATGGCGTTCGAAGCCAACACCTGCAAGGTTAGCTTTGATTGGTATCGCGGTGAGTGCTTTTCTCGCCAGTGGCATCGACTTTTTGTTGGTTACTCATCCCATTGAAATTAATACCGCCATGGTATGGTTGACGGGCAGCCTTTGGGGGCGAAATTGGCAGCAAGTTCCTGTCATTTGGGGCACTCTCGCGTTGCTGATACCACTCGCGTTATGGTTAGCATGGCGCTTAGATGTAATGGGGTTGGGTGAAGAGAGTGCGACCACTCTAGGGACCAAACCGAATCAAATCCAATCTTTAGCACTGTTAGCGGCGGTTCTTTTAGCCAGTATCAGCGTAGCTGTTGCCGGAACAATCAGCTTTGTTGGCCTATTAGCCCCTCATTTGGCACGTTTGCTGTTTGGTCATAACCATAAACTGTTGATACCCGCTTCCGCCTTGGTTGGCGCATTATTAGTTACTTGTGCTGATGGCTTAGCTCGTGGGATTCAACCGCCTATTGAATTACCAGCAGGTGTGCTCACATCCGTTATCGGAGCACCGTATTTTATTTTTCTTCTTTATCGCTATCGAGGTTGGTAATCATGCTTAAGACCCAGAACCTGACTGTCGCCTATGGCAAAAATACAATCATTCCTAATTTGTCAGTCTCAATACCGAAAGGCAAAATCACTGCGTTGATCGGCCCAAACGGCTGCGGAAAATCAACGTTATTGAAGACGTTAGCTCGAATCAATACACCTTTATCTGGTGACGTTTTGTTTAATCAAAAGCCGTTGTCGAGCTATGGAGATAAGCGCCTAGCTCGTTCCTTGTCACTGTTGCCGCAAATCTTAGTGAGTCCTGAAGGGATAACCGTCAGAAAACTGGTCGAGTATGGCCGTTCTCCCTATGTGTCACATTGGGGAAGGTTAGGGCAGGAGGATAAAGCCATTGTCGAACAAGCTATGCTGGATACAGGGGTTTTGGAGTTTGCCGATAAACCTGTTGAAGCCTTATCTGGCGGACAGCGTCAAAGGGCATGGATTGCGATGGTAATGGCACAAGACACGGAAGTGGTGATGTTGGACGAACCCACCACCTACTTGGATATGTCTCATCAAGTGGAGTTGATGAAGCTGATGCAACAAATGAATGCGAAAGGCAAAACGGTTGTGGTGGTATTGCATGATCTCAACCAAGCGTGCCGTTATTGCGATCATTTGATTGTACTTGAGCAAGGCCAGCTTATAGCAGAAGGTTCGCCCGATGAGGTGTTTACCGAGTCTTTGCTTGATGAGGTGTTTGACCTGAAAGCGAAAGTATTCCGTGGCCCTATTTCTAATACACCTATGTGTATTGCCATTTAAT
Encoded here:
- the fecE gene encoding Fe(3+) dicitrate ABC transporter ATP-binding protein FecE — translated: MLKTQNLTVAYGKNTIIPNLSVSIPKGKITALIGPNGCGKSTLLKTLARINTPLSGDVLFNQKPLSSYGDKRLARSLSLLPQILVSPEGITVRKLVEYGRSPYVSHWGRLGQEDKAIVEQAMLDTGVLEFADKPVEALSGGQRQRAWIAMVMAQDTEVVMLDEPTTYLDMSHQVELMKLMQQMNAKGKTVVVVLHDLNQACRYCDHLIVLEQGQLIAEGSPDEVFTESLLDEVFDLKAKVFRGPISNTPMCIAI
- a CDS encoding iron chelate uptake ABC transporter family permease subunit, with protein sequence MLHQTKLALLLGLVGLAAAASLLVGAASLSASQVIELLFSFSNDDFVIHQYRFPRTLLAIGVGAGLGLSGLLVQGVIRNPLASPDLMGISAGAGLAATASLVWFPNTSLNWLPLIAMSGGILAAGLIGVLAWRSKPTPARLALIGIAVSAFLASGIDFLLVTHPIEINTAMVWLTGSLWGRNWQQVPVIWGTLALLIPLALWLAWRLDVMGLGEESATTLGTKPNQIQSLALLAAVLLASISVAVAGTISFVGLLAPHLARLLFGHNHKLLIPASALVGALLVTCADGLARGIQPPIELPAGVLTSVIGAPYFIFLLYRYRGW